TTCACGATCTCAGTGAAGGCATTGAAATCCACCACGATGTAGCCGTCGAGGCGAATACCAGTGAGTTGCTCCACTGTCTTCATGGCACAAGCAGCGGCCGAAGCTACTTGGCCTCCAGCACCGCCGGTTGCAAAAGCGGAGTTGAACATCGCGCTGGTTTGCGCTGCCGATTCGGAGGAGTCCGTGCCGTCTTCGTTGTTCCAGACTGTGCACGAAGGAATGTCCACCAGCGTATCGCGAGGGATGGAGACGACGTCGACCCTGCTTCTGTCCGCAGAAACGTGGAAGAGCATTGTGGTATCTGCGCGCATACCAGTGACATCGCCTGACGCGCCGCTGCCGTCAATATCAGAGCTTCCGGAACGAACGTCCGAACCGAGTACAAGAATACTGAGCGCCTGCCCGGCGTTTGGATCATCAGGATTCGTGGTTGCAGCTGACGGGCGGTCTGTGCCCAGAAGGTCATCCACGTTTGTCTGAGCAATGTTGCCCTGCAGATCCACATATGCGGTGGCTGCGGCTGAGCCAACTGCGAGGATAACGGCCATGAAGACAAGCAGAGCTGTGCGGCCCACGTGTCTCGTGGAGGCCGAAAGTTTCTGGTGCGCAGCTGCGCGGGCGATTTTGCTCACCCACACATGATAATGGTCGAGGCTGGAAGGATTCGATGCTGGTCGCGCGAGTCACAGGCTGGATACAAGAAGGTATAGTGCCCCAGTCCGCGTTGGGCCGTTAGTCCCTAGCGCCATAAGAATGAACTGTGGCGCAGGTTTACGAGCCTTTGGCGGCTCGCTTGGGGGCGTTTGTCACGGTGGCGGGCGTGATGTGTTCCTCTTGGCTGGCAAAGTGAATTCGCGGCGTAGCCGATACCCTTAACTGGTGGAAACAATATCTCTGCGGATTATCACGGTCGCCTTCAACCCTGGCGAAGAGCTGGCCAGATTTGCCGCAAGCTTGCCCGCAGCGGCATCGATGCCGTACGAATTCGTTGTGGTTGACAACGGCCACGATCCTCATGTGGTTGACGATGTGGCTGCCGCGAGTGGTGCGCAGGTCCTTCGCCCAGGCAAGAACCTTGGCTATGGCGCAGCGGCGAATCTGGGAGCCGAAGGCTTTGAGGGCCAGTGGATTCTGGTTGCCAACCCCGATCTAGAGTTTGCGCCAGCCGCGATTGATGCCATGCTGACCGGTGCGGAGGATTGGCCGCGAGGTGGCGCGTTTGGCCCGCTCATCATGACGCCTGAAGGTTTGGTGTATCCATCTGCGCGGCGTTTCCCAAGGCTTGTTTCCGGGGCTGGGCACGCGCTGCTTGCAGGTGTGTGGCCGGATAATCCGTTCACGCAGGCGTACCGTGCCAACGCGAACACTGATTTCCCTCACACTGTGGATTGGCTTTCCGGGGCGTGCCTTCTTCTGCGGACACGGGCCTTCCGGGAGGTCGGAGGTTTCGACGAATCCTATTTCATGTTCTTCGAGGATACGCAGTTGGGGGAGGACATGGAGGCCGCCGGTTGGCAGAGCGTTTTCCTTCCTCAAGGTACGGTGACCCACGAACAAGGCAGTTCGTGGAAGAGCCGCCCGGCGCCCATGCTGCGTACGCATCATCAGTCTGCGGCGCATTACTTGGACCGCATTTACTCGCAGCCCTACCAGGCTCCCTTGCGGTTGATGTTGCGCGCGGGCTTACGCCTGCGCGGCGAGTTGCTGATCCTGCGCGCTAGATTCTTCTAAGTTCCCTGCCAAGCCGCCAGTTCCCGCCATATCTATGGTAGGAATGGGAATCGTGAGGACGATGTGAATCGTGTGAATCCTGATTGGTGGCTGACATCCTATGTCCATTTGCGCAAAACCAAAATTCTTAACGGCCTTGGGAGGGGTGGCTCTTGCCGCCGCTTTCGCCACGGCATTCGGTCCGTTATCGCCGGTAGCGGCCGTAGAGGCCACGGGTACCGGCGGCGTCGTTATTCAGCTGACCGACTCTACAGGTGTGGAGACTGAGGCGGCTTCGGCCGGATTTGACACAAGCCGCACAACCTCTGATGGGGACGAGGCGGGCGCCGCGGAGGGTGCGGAGGACTTTGAAGTTCTCACTGCGCCGATTTCTGTGGAAGATCCGTTCTCTGTGGCGGGCGTCACATGGACGTCCGGTCAGGAGCTTCCAATTGGTTCCTCGGTTCAGATGCGCACGCTGGACGATGAGGTGTGGTCCGATTGGTTTGCGCTTGAGACGGAAGACGAACCGGGAACGCGAAGCGGAACAGAAATGAACGTTTCGGGCGGATCCACCGGGCTCCAAGTCCGTATAACCAAGGGCACGGGTGCCCTGCCAACAGATCTTCGGATCGACGTCTCCTATACCGCGGATGATGGCATCACCGCCAACGATGGTGAGGATCTGGCCGAGGTTCTTCCGACAGCTTCAAGCGTGACAGACGACGTCTCTAACACTGAAACCCAAGATCTACAAGAGAACCTAGCTAACACAGCCAGTTCTTTTGTTGCCGACGACGATTCGGCGTACGCACGTTCCGTCGTGGTCCAGACGGTCGCTTCCACAAGTGCCTCCAAGACGGCAATTGCGAAGGCCACTGCAACAGCGAACGTGCAGCCACGTTCGGCTTGGGGCGCCGATGAATCGATCATGACATGGAAGGTGACGTATGCGACTTTCCAAGGCGTAATTGTGCACCACACCGCTGGATCTAATACCTATACGCAGGCGCAGGTGAAGTCCACCATTCAGGGCATCTATCGATACCACGCCGTCACTAACGGTTGGGGAGACATCGGCTACAACGTGCTCATCGATCGCTTTGGTGGGCGATGGGAAGGCCGCTCTGGCACGCTTGCATCTGCTAATGACCAGATGGCAGTGGGAGCACATGCGGTTCCTCGCAATACTGGCACCATGGGTGTTTCTGTGATGGGAAACTACGCGATCGATGGCGTCACTCCCTCGAACACAGTGCTTACTTCGTTGGAGGATGTGATCGCGTGGAAGTTTGTGGTGGCGGCTGTAGATCCGCGTTCCACGAGTCCGCTCACGGTTCCACTGCCTTCCGAGAAGGTCATCAACTCTTCACTCACGCCAGGTTCCGCTCTGCCGCGTATCGTTGGGCACCGGGATGTCTCAAGTACTGCGTGCCCGGGTTCGATCTATAACAGCCTCAGCACGATACGAACGGCTGTTGCCACGAAATATGACGCTTTCATGGCGATAAGTGACACCCCGACGGCGTCGCCAACTACCACGGCTCCCACCACAGCCGCGCCTACCTCTGCTCCAAGCACGGCCGCCCCTAGCGCTGGCACGACCTTCTATCTAAACGATGCGTGGACTGGGCAAGCGAACACCACGTTTAGTTGGGGCGAGGCAACTGATGAGGTGTTGGTTGGTGATTGGGACGGCGATGACAAGGACACGATTGCTATCCGGCGTGGCACGCGATTTGCTTTTACTAATTCAACGACGCCAACAGGCGCACCCGAATTCACAATGGTTTACGGTCGAGCCGACGATGAGGTGCTAGTTGGTGATTGGGACGGCGATGGCAAGGACACCATAGCGGTGCGCCGTGACGCGTCCATCTATGTCCGAAACAGCTTAAGCACTGGCCAGGCGGAGAAGTCTTTCACCTTTGGTCGAGCAACTGACGCAGCCTTTGCTGGAGATTGGGATGGCGATGGCAAGGACACCGTTGCAGTTCGACGATCTGGGCGCTTCTACATTCTCAATGTGCTCGCCAGCGGTACTGCAGAACTGAACTTCGCTTATGGCAAGGACACTGACGCGGTCTTTGCGGGTCATTTCGGTAAGAACAGCAAGACCGATTCATTCGCTGTGCGGCGCGGCTCCACCTACTACGTAACCGAGAATCTTCAAGGCGGAACTGCAGATTGGTCGCTCATCTATGGCCGGGTTTCGGACGAGACTCTTGTCGGGGACTGGAATGGAGATGGCCTTGGCACTCTTGGTGTGCGACGCTAGCCCACTGTGAGTACATCTAGAGAGTTGTGTTTTTGAGAATGAAGCGGCTGGCAGAGAATGTCTCTGCCAGCCGCTTCATTGTCTATATTCCGTAGATGGGGCCTATTGGCCTTGCTTGGCGTACTTAGCCTCAACGGCCGTCTTCTGTGGACGCCACCACGCTTCGTTGTTCTTGTACCATTCCACTGTCTCGTGCAGACCAGAGGCAAAGTCCTTGAACTTGGGCTCCCAGCCGGTTTCCTCAACTAGCTTGGTGTTGTCGATTGCGTAGCGCTGATCGTGACC
The DNA window shown above is from Changpingibacter yushuensis and carries:
- a CDS encoding N-acetylmuramoyl-L-alanine amidase, which produces MALAAAFATAFGPLSPVAAVEATGTGGVVIQLTDSTGVETEAASAGFDTSRTTSDGDEAGAAEGAEDFEVLTAPISVEDPFSVAGVTWTSGQELPIGSSVQMRTLDDEVWSDWFALETEDEPGTRSGTEMNVSGGSTGLQVRITKGTGALPTDLRIDVSYTADDGITANDGEDLAEVLPTASSVTDDVSNTETQDLQENLANTASSFVADDDSAYARSVVVQTVASTSASKTAIAKATATANVQPRSAWGADESIMTWKVTYATFQGVIVHHTAGSNTYTQAQVKSTIQGIYRYHAVTNGWGDIGYNVLIDRFGGRWEGRSGTLASANDQMAVGAHAVPRNTGTMGVSVMGNYAIDGVTPSNTVLTSLEDVIAWKFVVAAVDPRSTSPLTVPLPSEKVINSSLTPGSALPRIVGHRDVSSTACPGSIYNSLSTIRTAVATKYDAFMAISDTPTASPTTTAPTTAAPTSAPSTAAPSAGTTFYLNDAWTGQANTTFSWGEATDEVLVGDWDGDDKDTIAIRRGTRFAFTNSTTPTGAPEFTMVYGRADDEVLVGDWDGDGKDTIAVRRDASIYVRNSLSTGQAEKSFTFGRATDAAFAGDWDGDGKDTVAVRRSGRFYILNVLASGTAELNFAYGKDTDAVFAGHFGKNSKTDSFAVRRGSTYYVTENLQGGTADWSLIYGRVSDETLVGDWNGDGLGTLGVRR
- a CDS encoding glycosyltransferase family 2 protein, which gives rise to METISLRIITVAFNPGEELARFAASLPAAASMPYEFVVVDNGHDPHVVDDVAAASGAQVLRPGKNLGYGAAANLGAEGFEGQWILVANPDLEFAPAAIDAMLTGAEDWPRGGAFGPLIMTPEGLVYPSARRFPRLVSGAGHALLAGVWPDNPFTQAYRANANTDFPHTVDWLSGACLLLRTRAFREVGGFDESYFMFFEDTQLGEDMEAAGWQSVFLPQGTVTHEQGSSWKSRPAPMLRTHHQSAAHYLDRIYSQPYQAPLRLMLRAGLRLRGELLILRARFF